Sequence from the Candidatus Accumulibacter similis genome:
CGGCAGGACCCGGCTTCGAGGATCGGGCCTTCAGCCAGCGCCGCCGCCGACTGAACAACGCGTCCTGGGTTCGGCGCGTTGCGGGCCGCTGGCGGCGAGGCGGGGGCCGGTCACTACGGGTTGGGTTCTGCCGGCTACGGGCCGCGGCGACTGCTCAGAAGCCGTGCCGGACCTGTGACAGGAAGGCCCTGGCCCGCTCATGCCCGGGATTGGAAAAGAAGGTCTCCGGAGTCGTGTCTTCAAGAATGACCCCTTCGTCGAAGAATATGATGCGATCGGCCACCTCGCGCGCGAAACCCATCTCATGCGTCACCACCAGCATGGTGATGCCGCTGTAGGCCAGTTCGCGCATCACCGCCAGCACCTCGTTGACCATTTCCGGGTCGAGCGCCGAGGTGGGCTCGTCAAACAGCAGCACCTTCGGGTCCATTGCCAAGGCGCGAGCGATCGCCACCCGCTGCTGCTGGCCGCCGGACAGTTGTACGGGATACTTGCCGGCCTGCGTTTTCAGGCCCACCCGCTCGAGCAGGTTCATGGCCTTCTCTTCGGCGGCCGCCCTCGCCATCCTGCGCACACGCATTGGTGCCAGCGTCAGATTGCGCAGGATCGTGAGATGCGAGAACAGGTTGAAGCTCTGGAAGACCATCCCGACCTCGCGGCGGATGGCGTTCAGGTTCTTGA
This genomic interval carries:
- a CDS encoding amino acid ABC transporter ATP-binding protein, giving the protein MISDAVPRPIIEARAIGKRFGAFHALRDVSATFHEGQVTAIVGPSGSGKSTFLRTLNRLEAHDSGEIVIDGIVLSDDIKNLNAIRREVGMVFQSFNLFSHLTILRNLTLAPMRVRRMARAAAEEKAMNLLERVGLKTQAGKYPVQLSGGQQQRVAIARALAMDPKVLLFDEPTSALDPEMVNEVLAVMRELAYSGITMLVVTHEMGFAREVADRIIFFDEGVILEDTTPETFFSNPGHERARAFLSQVRHGF